The genomic DNA AGCTGGTTTCAGGTCAAGATCGACGGGCCGTTCATCGTCGGCACCCGTTCGACCGGCCACATCACCTATCCCGGTTTCGAGCACGAGCCTTGGGAATCACTCATCAAGGAAATGAAGGCACCAAGCTACTTTGCCTTCACTTGGCATCCCTATGCGGTGGACCGCAGTATCGACTATTCCAAGGAGCCGCCGACGCTGGTGGAATTCAAACTGGAACCGATCGAGACCGGAACGCGGCTGACGGTGGTCGAAAGTGGTTTCGATGCCTTGCCTGCCGAACGCCGGCCGCTGGCGTTGCGGATGAACGAGGGCGGCTGGGAGGAACAGGTCGGCAACATCAAAAGACACGTCGAAAATGTATGATAAGCCAGAGATGACCGGTATGGACATGTCCATGGTTTTCGCAGCGCTCGCCGATCCGACCCGGCTGGCGCTCATCGAAACCCTGAGTGATGGCGAAAGCCGTTCGATTGTGGTGCTGTCGCAAAACGGCAGCATCACCCGGCAGGCCGTCACCAAGCATCTGTCCGTGCTGGAACAGGCAAATCTGGTCGAACGGGAAAAGGTCGGACGGGAGAGCAGGTTTCGCCTGCATCCTGCGCCATTGATTGACGCCCGCGCCTATCTCGCAACCGTTTCCAACCAGTGGGACGACGCACTCCAGCGCCTGCGCCGGTTTGTCGAAGATTAGAGCATTTCCAGCAAAAGTGCGCAGCGGTTTTGCGTGAGGCAAATGCGACGAAACAAATACTCAGAACACCGACCTGATTCAGTCAGATCGGTGTTCTAACGCTGGTTGAAAAGTAACGAGGATGTGCCCTTCACGAAGCCAAGCTTCTCGTAGAAGGGCACAAGCCGTTCCGGGCAGTAGAGCTCAAAACTTTTCACACGCTTCAACTTTTCTTGGTTGAGAATGCGTTCAACAAGGGCTTGTCCGAGCCCTTGTCCACGATGCTTCTCCGACACGATCACATCGAAGACCATCGCCTTGAAGGTGAAGTCCGTGAGAACGCGGGCGAAACCTGCGATCCGGCTTTCTGCGTCGAGGCAGAACAGAAGCAAATCACAATGGGCCAGCATGTGCGTGACGTCATCAAGCGTCCGCTCGCTCGTCCACCATTCTTTACTGTAAAACTCATGAAATTCGCTGTATTGCTCAGGCGCGAGTTTCTCCACCCATTGAAAATCAGTCACTGCTTCCCTCTCCCGTGTCACGGAATAATCAGTCGCAAAGGCGTTTCAGAATGGCAATCCAGTTTGAGCAAACCTGTCCGATCTTTCGCATTTTCGACATAGAGAAAGCTCGTGAATTTTATCTCGGCTTTCTCGGCTTCAATCTGGATTGGGAGCATCGATTTGCCGAAGGAATGCCGCTTTATATGCAGGTTTCCCGCGGTGCGCTTGCCTTGCATCTTAGCGAACATCATGGCGACGGAAGCCCCGGCGCGAATATTTTCGTGCGCATGCAGGGTGTCGAGGAACTGCATAAGGAGATTAACGCACGCGGTTACCGCTTCATGCGACCGGGAATCGAAAATGAGCCGTGGGGCCGCGTAATGGCGGTCATCGACCCTTTCGGCAATCGCATCCAGTTCTGCGAAGGCCCACACGACGAATAAACAAAAACACCCGCCGGCGAACCGGCGGGTGTTTCGATTTCAGGCCACTAATCTGATTAGTGCAGAATCTGGCTCAGGAACAGCTTGGTGCGTTCGTGCTGCGGATTGTCGAAGAACTGGTCCGGCGAGTTCTGCTCGACGATCTGGCCCTGATCCATGAAGATCACGCGGTTGGCAACCTGACGGGCAAAGCCCATTTCGTGCGTCACGCAGATCATGGTCATGCCTTCGGCAGCGAGGCTCACCATCGTGTCCAGAACTTCCTTCACCATTTCCGGATCGAGAGCCGATGTCGGTTCGTCGAACAGCATGACTTTCGGGTTCATGCACAGTGCACGAGCAATCGCCACACGCTGCTGCTGACCACCGGAAAGCTGGCCCGGATATTTGTTGGCCTGTTCCGGAATCTTCACGCGGGCCAGATAGTGCATGGCGATTTCTTCCGCCTGCTTCTTCGGCATCTTGCGCACCCAGATCGGCGCGAGCGTGCAGTTTTCCAGAATGGTCAGATGCGGGAAGAGGTTGAAGTGCTGGAACACCATGCCGACTTCGCGGCGCACTTCATCGATCTTCTTGAGATCGTTGGTCAGCTCGATATTGTCGACGACGATCTTGCCCTTCTGGTGTTCTTCCAGACGGTTGATACAGCGGATCATGGTCGATTTGCCCGAGCCCGACGGTCCGGCAACAACGATGCGCTCCCCGCGCATGACCTTCAGATTGATGTCGCGCAGGACGTGAAACTCACCATACCACTTATGCATATTGGTGATTTCGATGGCGACATCGGTTGTGGAAACCTGCATCTTCGAACGGTCAACATCCATTCCCAGCTCGGATTGCGGGAGGGCGTTTTGTGCACTCATTTCCATTATTCCCTTTATTCTTATCGTTTATGACCCGTGTCGAGCCGTCGTTCCATGAATATAGAGTATCGCGACATTGCGAAACAGAAAATCCAGAAAACGAAGCCCGCAAAGATGAGACCGGTGGCAGGCGTCTGTGGAGAAGCCCAATTGGCATCGGAAAAATTCTGACGGACGATGCCCAACAGATCGAACATGCCGATGATGTAGACAAGGCTCGTATCCTTGAACAGACCGATGAAGGTGTTGACGATACCCGGAATGACAAGCTTCAGCGCCTGCGGCAGAACGATCAGTCCCGTTTTCTGCCAGTAGCTGAGACCCAGCGCATCCGCACCTTCATACTGCCCGCGCGGGATAGCCTGAAGACCACCGCGCACCACTTCCGCCATATAGGCCGAAGCGAACAGCGCCACGCCGATGAGCGCACGCAGGAGCTTGTCGAAAGTCACGCCCGGCGGCAGGAACAAAGGCAGCATGACGCTGGCCATGAACAGCACCGTCACCAGCGGAACGCCGCGCACCATTTCGATGAAGATGATCGAGAAGGTCTTGATGACCGGCAGCTTTGAACGGCGTCCGAGCGCGAGCACGATACCAAGCGGCAGCGATACGGCGATACCGACAAAGGACAGCACAAGCGTGACCAGAAGCCCACCCCAAAGCGGCGTTTCCACATAAGGAAGGCCGAACCAGCCGCCGACCAGCAGGAAGAAGGCGACGATCGGGAACACGAAGAAGAACAGGATCGCATTGAGAGCCTTCTTCGGGGCCTTCGGAATCAGCAGCGGCACCAGCAGGACGACGAAGATCAGCGCCGTCAGATTGACGCGCCAGCGTTCCGAAATCGGATAACGGCCATAGATGAACTGCTCGTATTTCGCGTTCACGAATGCCCAGCAGGCGCCCGACCAGCCTTCCGGTTGCGTGCCGCCCTGCGCGACAGTCAGGCAGGCCGTGCGATCCGCACCCGTCCAAACGGCCTTGAAGAACAGCCACTCGATGATTGGCGGGAGGAACCACGCCACGGCCAGCAGGCCGAGAATGGTCAGCGCCGCATCGACAGGCGTTGCGAACAGATTGACGCGCAACCAGTGCGAAATGCCCTGCACGGAGCGTGGCGGCGCTTCGCCATCCACCATCTGCGAGCGGACATATTGGAGATCTGCGTTTTCCATTGTCACCTCTCCACCAGCGCCATCTTGGCATTGAACCAGTTCATCAGGCCGGACACAATCAGGCTGATGCCCAGGTAGATCACCATCCAGATCGCCACGACTTCGACCGATTGACCGGTCTGGTTGAGGATCGTGCCACCTACGGCGACAAGATCGGGATAGCCGATGGCAATGGCGAGCGACGAGTTCTTGATAAGATTGAGATACTGGCTCGAGAGCGGTGGAATGATGATGCGCAGCGCCTGCGGCACGATGATGAGACGCATCGTCTGGCCGGGACGAAGCCCGACTGCATAAGCAGCTTCGGTCTGCCCCTTGTTGACGCCCAGAACGCCGGCGCGAACCGTTTCAGCGATAAAGGACGCCGTATAGAAGGAAAGCGCCAGAAACAGAGCCAGAAACTCCGGCTTGATCTGTGCGCCGCCGGTCAGATTGAACGTTCCGAGCTTCGGCGAGTCGAACGAAACCGGAAAACCGGTCGCGATCAGCGCCAGTATCGGCAGGCCGATAATCAGGGCGGCGGACACGCGTATCGTGTGAAAGGACTGGCCGGTTGCCATCTGGCGGCGTTTTGCCCAACGCGCGACGATGATCGAAGCGACGATGCCGATGAGAAGCGCCACCGGCAGAAGCCACGCCCCCTCACCCCATATGGGAGATGGCATGAAGAAGCCGCGATTGTTCAGGTAAGTGCCCAGCGGGAGCGAGAAGCTGTCGCGGGCCTGCGGCAGGACCGACAGAACGCCGAAATACCAGAAGAAGATGACGAGCAGCGGCGGAATATTGCGGAATATCTCCACATAGACCGTGCAGATCTTGCGGATCAGCCAGTTGCGCGAAAGACGGCCGATACCAACCAGAAACCCGATGATCGATGCCGTAATGACACCCAGCGCGGCAACGTAAAGCGTATTCACGAGGCCAACCAGAAAGGCCCGGCCATAGTTCGAATCGCTGTTGTACTGAATAAGCGTCTGGCTGATATCAAACCCGGCACGCCCATTGAGGAAGGCGAAACCGGACGCAATGTTTGCGCGCTGCAGATTGGTGATCGTGTTGCCGACAATCCAGTAGATCGCGCCAATGACCGCACCAAAGACAATGACCTGATAGAAGATGCCGCGAATCCGCGGATCGTACAGGAGCGAAGTTCCGCCGCTGTCCTGGCGACGTTCAGTTGCAGAATAGGAAGCCATATGTTTCCTGTGCCTCTCGGCTGGCTGCATCGACCTCAAACAGAAAAGGCTGACCGCATCTGCGGAGCAATTCCTGAAATCGAGACATCGAATGCCGAACCGTTCGGTCTTGCCATTCCCAATTCAGGCTCATCTCGAGCTTGCGGGCCTGCAAGACGCGGTTGAATTCCAAAAAGCAGCTTATCAGCGTTCAAATGCCCTCACGATGCGAGGCCAGTAGCAAACGGACAAACTGCAGAGCCGACAAATCCGGCGGGCGCTGCTGCACCCGCCGATGATCAGTCTGGAAAGAAGGGCCCGTTAGCGCACAGGGACGCCGTATTGCAGGCCGCCCTTGTTCCACTGGGCGTTGATGCCACGTGCAATCTTGAGCGGGCTGCTGGCGCCGATATTGCGCTCGAAGATTTCACCGTAATTGCCGACGCCCTTGACGATCTTCACCACCCAGTCATTGTCGAGACCGAGATCGGTACCGATCTTCGTGTCTGCTTCCACACCGAGAAGACGCTTGATGTCCGGATTGTCGGACTTCTTCATCTCTTCGACATTGGCCTGCGTAATGCCGTATTCCTCGGCGTTGAGCAGCGCATTATGGGTCCAGCGAACGACGTCCGCCCACTTGGAATCGCCCTGACGAACGGTCAGACCGAATGGCTCCTTGGAGATGATTTCCGGCAAGATGACGTGATCATCCGGATTGGCAAGCGCCAGACGAACCCCGTAGAGGCTGGACTGGTCGGTCGTATAGGCGTCGCAACGACCGGAATCGTAAGCGGCGTTGGCTTCTTCGATCTTCTCGAAGACAACCGGGTTATATTCCATCTTGTTGGCGCGGAAATAGTCGGCCATGTTCAGCTCGGTCGTCGTACCGGCCTGAACGCAGATGGAAGCGCCGGAAAGCTGCAATGCGGAATTGATGCCCGACAGCTTCTTTGAATTGATCATGAAGCCCTGGCCGTCAAAGTAGTTGATGCCAGCAAAATCAAGGCCAAGCGCAGTGTCGCGGCTGATCGTCCAGGTCGTGTTACGGATCAGGACGTCCACTTCACCCGACTGCAGGGCTGTAAAACGCTCCTTGGCGTTCAGCGGCGTGAACTTCACCTTGGTTGGATCGCCGAAAATCGCAGAAGCCACAGCGCGGCAATAGTCTACGTCAAAGCCGGACCACTCACCCTTGTCGTTGGGCGAAGCAAAGCCAAGCAGACCCGTATTAACGCCGCACTGCAGAAAACCTTTCGCCTTCACATCGGAAAGCGTATCCGCGGATGCTCCCGAAGCTACGCTAAACAGCGCCGCCGCACCCAATACACCCGTCATAAGAGTTTTTTTCATCTGGCCTGCAACCTTTTGTTCCCTGGAGAGCGCTGAACCCTTGGCTCAAG from Brucella anthropi ATCC 49188 includes the following:
- a CDS encoding SRPBCC family protein, with amino-acid sequence MTIANNTDRIAKTVDIHAGIDRVWRALTDHEEFGSWFQVKIDGPFIVGTRSTGHITYPGFEHEPWESLIKEMKAPSYFAFTWHPYAVDRSIDYSKEPPTLVEFKLEPIETGTRLTVVESGFDALPAERRPLALRMNEGGWEEQVGNIKRHVENV
- a CDS encoding ArsR/SmtB family transcription factor, with protein sequence MTGMDMSMVFAALADPTRLALIETLSDGESRSIVVLSQNGSITRQAVTKHLSVLEQANLVEREKVGRESRFRLHPAPLIDARAYLATVSNQWDDALQRLRRFVED
- a CDS encoding GNAT family N-acetyltransferase, producing the protein MTDFQWVEKLAPEQYSEFHEFYSKEWWTSERTLDDVTHMLAHCDLLLFCLDAESRIAGFARVLTDFTFKAMVFDVIVSEKHRGQGLGQALVERILNQEKLKRVKSFELYCPERLVPFYEKLGFVKGTSSLLFNQR
- a CDS encoding glyoxalase superfamily protein; translation: MAIQFEQTCPIFRIFDIEKAREFYLGFLGFNLDWEHRFAEGMPLYMQVSRGALALHLSEHHGDGSPGANIFVRMQGVEELHKEINARGYRFMRPGIENEPWGRVMAVIDPFGNRIQFCEGPHDE
- a CDS encoding amino acid ABC transporter ATP-binding protein, with protein sequence MSAQNALPQSELGMDVDRSKMQVSTTDVAIEITNMHKWYGEFHVLRDINLKVMRGERIVVAGPSGSGKSTMIRCINRLEEHQKGKIVVDNIELTNDLKKIDEVRREVGMVFQHFNLFPHLTILENCTLAPIWVRKMPKKQAEEIAMHYLARVKIPEQANKYPGQLSGGQQQRVAIARALCMNPKVMLFDEPTSALDPEMVKEVLDTMVSLAAEGMTMICVTHEMGFARQVANRVIFMDQGQIVEQNSPDQFFDNPQHERTKLFLSQILH
- a CDS encoding amino acid ABC transporter permease gives rise to the protein MENADLQYVRSQMVDGEAPPRSVQGISHWLRVNLFATPVDAALTILGLLAVAWFLPPIIEWLFFKAVWTGADRTACLTVAQGGTQPEGWSGACWAFVNAKYEQFIYGRYPISERWRVNLTALIFVVLLVPLLIPKAPKKALNAILFFFVFPIVAFFLLVGGWFGLPYVETPLWGGLLVTLVLSFVGIAVSLPLGIVLALGRRSKLPVIKTFSIIFIEMVRGVPLVTVLFMASVMLPLFLPPGVTFDKLLRALIGVALFASAYMAEVVRGGLQAIPRGQYEGADALGLSYWQKTGLIVLPQALKLVIPGIVNTFIGLFKDTSLVYIIGMFDLLGIVRQNFSDANWASPQTPATGLIFAGFVFWIFCFAMSRYSIFMERRLDTGHKR
- a CDS encoding amino acid ABC transporter permease, encoding MASYSATERRQDSGGTSLLYDPRIRGIFYQVIVFGAVIGAIYWIVGNTITNLQRANIASGFAFLNGRAGFDISQTLIQYNSDSNYGRAFLVGLVNTLYVAALGVITASIIGFLVGIGRLSRNWLIRKICTVYVEIFRNIPPLLVIFFWYFGVLSVLPQARDSFSLPLGTYLNNRGFFMPSPIWGEGAWLLPVALLIGIVASIIVARWAKRRQMATGQSFHTIRVSAALIIGLPILALIATGFPVSFDSPKLGTFNLTGGAQIKPEFLALFLALSFYTASFIAETVRAGVLGVNKGQTEAAYAVGLRPGQTMRLIIVPQALRIIIPPLSSQYLNLIKNSSLAIAIGYPDLVAVGGTILNQTGQSVEVVAIWMVIYLGISLIVSGLMNWFNAKMALVER
- a CDS encoding amino acid ABC transporter substrate-binding protein, with protein sequence MKKTLMTGVLGAAALFSVASGASADTLSDVKAKGFLQCGVNTGLLGFASPNDKGEWSGFDVDYCRAVASAIFGDPTKVKFTPLNAKERFTALQSGEVDVLIRNTTWTISRDTALGLDFAGINYFDGQGFMINSKKLSGINSALQLSGASICVQAGTTTELNMADYFRANKMEYNPVVFEKIEEANAAYDSGRCDAYTTDQSSLYGVRLALANPDDHVILPEIISKEPFGLTVRQGDSKWADVVRWTHNALLNAEEYGITQANVEEMKKSDNPDIKRLLGVEADTKIGTDLGLDNDWVVKIVKGVGNYGEIFERNIGASSPLKIARGINAQWNKGGLQYGVPVR